One window of Ziziphus jujuba cultivar Dongzao chromosome 5, ASM3175591v1 genomic DNA carries:
- the LOC107421314 gene encoding protein DETOXIFICATION 14, translating into MGERWSVFVGELKRVSFIAAPMVAVTVMQYLLQFASVMMVGHLDELSLSGVSIATSFTSVTGFSFLFGLAGALETLCGQAYGAEQYQKLGIYTYASIISLILVCLPVSLLWLFTEKILRLTGQDPSISFVAQKYSIYLIPNLFPYAILQSLIRYFQTQGLILPMFFSSLATLCFHVPLCWVLVFKLELEILGAALAINLSYWLNVILLGFYMKFSSSCEKTRAVFSKEVFLSIKEFFRFAIPSATMVCLEWWSYEVLILLSGLVPNPKLETSVLSICFSITYLHYNIPYGFGATASTLVAHELGAGHAKTAKVAVCAVMVLAVLETVIVSATLFFSRHRLGYAFSNDREIVDHVADISPLISLSIIMDGLQVVFSGVARGIGWQHIGTYINLGAYYLVGTPVGVVLAFVFHLRGKGLWIGLVTGSTVQALLFATKTSLTHWQKQASKARERILEGDCNTPTQTTSEFVHVDRG; encoded by the exons ATGGGAGAAAGATGGAGTGTGTTCGTTGGGGAGCTGAAAAGGGTGAGCTTCATAGCTGCACCAATGGTGGCAGTGACAGTGATGCAGTACCTCTTGCAATTTGCGAGCGTGATGATGGTAGGGCATCTTGATGAACTCTCACTTTCTGGGGTCTCCATTGCTACCTCTTTCACAAGTGTTACGGGCTTCAGTTTTCTT TTTGGGTTGGCTGGTGCATTGGAGACTCTATGTGGACAAGCATATGGAGCAGAGCAATATCAAAAGCTTGGAATTTATACTTACGCTTCCATTATCTCTCTCATTCTTGTTTGCCTCCCTGTATCTCTTCTCTGGTTATTTACGGAAAAGATATTAAGATTGACAGGCCAAGACCCTTCAATTTCTTTTGTAGCACAAAAGTACTCCATTTATCTTATCCCAAATCTATTTCCCTATGCTATACTTCAATCTTTGATCCGCTATTTCCAGACTCAGGGCTTGATTCTTCCAATGTTCTTCAGCTCCTTAGCAACTCTGTGTTTTCATGTACCTCTGTGTTGGGTTTTAGTTTTCAAATTGGAATTAGAAATACTTGGAGCAGCATTAGCCATTAACTTATCATATTGGCTTAATGTGATCTTACTTGGGTTTTACATGAAGTTTTCTTCATCATGTGAAAAGACACGAGCTGTGTTTTCGAAGGAAGTTTTCTTGAGTATAAAAGAGTTCTTCCGCTTCGCTATCCCATCAGCTACAATGGTTTG TCTTGAATGGTGGTCTTATGAGGTTCTTATTTTGCTTTCTGGGCTTGTGCCAAATCCAAAGCTAGAGACTTCAGTGTTGTCAATATG TTTTTCAATTACCTACTTGCACTACAACATCCCATATGGGTTTGGAGCTACAGCAAG CACGCTGGTTGCACATGAGTTAGGAGCCGGACATGCTAAGACGGCTAAAGTAGCTGTTTGTGCTGTAATGGTTCTTGCAGTTTTGGAGACTGTTATAGTGAGCGCAACTCTCTTCTTTAGCCGCCATAGATTGGGATATGCTTTCAGCAATGACAGGGAAATTGTGGACCATGTTGCGGATATAAGTCCATTGATTTCTCTCTCAATCATTATGGACGGCTTACAAGTGGTATTTTCAG GGGTTGCTAGAGGAATTGGATGGCAACATATAGGGACCTATATTAATCTTGGTGCATATTACTTAGTTGGAACTCCGGTTGGTGTAGTCTTGGCTTTTGTTTTTCACTTAAGAGGGAAGGGCCTTTGGATTGGTTTGGTGACAGGATCTACTGTGCAAGCTCTTTTGTTTGCTACCAAAACAAGTCTCACACATTGGCAAAAGCAg GCATCAAAAGCAAGAGAGAGGATATTGGAGGgtgattgtaacaccccgacccaaaccacatcggaattcgtgcacgttgaccgaggttga
- the LOC107421432 gene encoding ABC transporter B family member 9 has protein sequence MEGVAEDEGRKQPQQDVKVPIYKLFAFADSLDMVLMVIGTISAIGNGMSQPLSSVLFGELITSIGSSETSQILDQVSKVVLDFVYLAIGSGIASFLQVSCWMVTGERQASRIRALYLKTILRQDIAFFDTDTKAGEFIGRMSGNIILIQDAMGEKIGKFIQNISTVLGGFIIAFAKGWVLALVLLSCIPCLAIAIATMVIVMMKTSNRGQLAYAEAGNVVEQIVGAIRTVASFTGEKQAIDKYNKKLEVAYKMSAKQGLATGLANGCFLVIFHGTYSLAIWYGSKLIIEKGYNGGTVINVMFAIMAGGLALGDISPSLNALSSGQAAAYKMLETIKRKPKIDVYDTNGIVLEDIEGEIEIKDVHFRYPARPDVEIFAGLSLQVPSGKTAALVGESGSGKSTVISLLERFYDPNAGEVYIDGIDLRKFQLKWIREKIGLVSQEPILFATSIKENIAYGKENATDEEIRTSTKLANAAKFIDKLPKGLETLAGDKGTQLSGGQKQRIAIARAILKNPRILLLDEATSSLDTESERIVQDALVRVMQNRTTVVVAHRLRTIRNADIIAVLHQGKLVEQGTHDELVKDPEGAYSQLVSLQEGAYETEDIQASIVHERNTSFDMENNTMVRSGNQRLSLRSSISTGSIGDEESIIRSKFDPQKKRSIPIKRLAYLNKPEAPALLVGTIAAGIQGVMPAVFGLLLANSFEMFFKPPHQLRKDSKFWSLMFLVLGCIALVLAPIKNFFFGVAGARLIQRICLLTFKKVVHQEICWFDDPTNSSGAIGARLSLDASTMKILVGDALSLLVQSTATVMAALTIAFTANWILAFIVLLVSPILLIQGYIQKRILRGLGADAKAMYEEASQVANDAVGSIRTVASFCSESRVMEIYQKKCEATMKQEVKSGLVGGVGYGVSSFSLYCMQGLIFYVGAVLEKHGKATFGEVLKVFYALAISAIVASQNSGMANNINKAKDSAVSIFGILDQKPKIDSSSNQGTTLPSIVGNIEFEHVSFKYPTRPDIQIFKDLCLNIPSGKTVALVGESGSGKSTTISLIQRFYDPDSGRVKLDGIDIRKFRLNWLRHQMGLVSQEPILFNETIRANIAYGKQGDIVTEEEIIAAAKSANAHNFISCLPHSYETSVGERGVQLSGGQKQRIAIARAIVKNPKIFLLDEATSALDAESERVVQDALDSVMVSRTTVVVAHRLTTIKEADIIAVFKDGVVVEKGTHENLMKINDGAYRSLVALHMNST, from the exons ATGGAAGGAGTGGCAGAAGATGAGGGAAGAAAACAACCACAGCAAGATGTTAAAGTGCCTATCTACAAGCTGTTTGCTTTTGCTGACAGTCTTGATATGGTGTTGATGGTCATTGGTACCATATCTGCCATAGGAAACGGCATGTCGCAGCCATTGTCGAGTGTCCTCTTTGGTGAGCTTATCACCTCCATCGGTTCCTCCGAGACATCCCAAATCCTTGACCAGGTTTCAAag GTTGTTTTAGACTTTGTATATTTGGCAATTGGTTCGGGCATTGCTTCATTTCTCC AGGTATCATGTTGGATGGTTACCGGAGAAAGACAAGCCTCACGCATTCGAGCATTGtacttgaaaacaatactaAGACAAGATATTGCCTTCTTTGACACTGACACCAAAGCCGGAGAGTTTATTGGGAGAATGTCAGGCAACATAATTCTCATTCAAGACGCCATGGGTGAGAAG ATAGGTAAGTTCATACAAAATATTTCGACTGTACTCGGCGGATTCATCATTGCGTTTGCAAAAGGATGGGTTCTTGCATTGGTCTTGCTTTCATGCATCCCTTGTCTAGCCATTGCTATTGCAACTATGGTGATCGTAATGATGAAAACGTCAAACCGTGGACAACTTGCTTATGCAGAAGCTGGCAATGTAGTAGAACAAATAGTGGGAGCCATTAGAACA GTTGCTTCCTTCACTGGGGAGAAACAAGCAATTGACAAGTACAATAAGAAGCTTGAGGTTGCCTACAAAATGTCAGCTAAACAAGGGCTAGCCACTGGGTTAGCAAATGGTTGTTTTCTTGTAATTTTCCATGGAACTTATTCACTTGCCATTTGGTATGGTTCCAAATTGATTATTGAGAAAGGTTACAATGGAGGAACTGTGATTAATGTGATGTTTGCTATCATGGCTGGTGGACT TGCATTGGGAGATATATCTCCATCTTTGAATGCATTATCTTCAGGGCAGGCTGCAGCTTATAAAATGTTAGAGACAATCAAACGAAAACCGAAAATCGATGTTTATGATACTAATGGGATTGTGTTGGAAGACATAGAAGGTGAGATTGAAATTAAAGATGTGCACTTCAGATATCCTGCTAGGCCAGATGTGGAGATCTTTGCTGGACTCTCATTGCAAGTTCCTAGTGGCAAAACTGCTGCCTTAGTTGGGGAAAGTGGGAGTGGGAAATCAACAGTAATAAGCCTACTAGAAAGATTCTATGACCCAAATGCTGGTGAAGTATATATAGATGGTATTGATTTGAGGAAATTTCAGCTTAAATGGATAAGAGAGAAGATTGGCTTGGTTAGTCAAGAACCAATTCTATTTGCGACtagtataaaagaaaatattgcatatggaaaagaaaatgcTACTGATGAGGAAATAAGAACCTCAACTAAGCTTGCTAATGCAGCAAAATTTATTGACAAGCTTCCAAAG GGTTTGGAGACATTGGCAGGTGATAAAGGAACACAGCTATCTGGTGGACAAAAGCAAAGAATTGCAATTGCAAGGGCCATTTTGAAGAACCCAAGAATTTTACTTCTTGATGAAGCAACAAGCTCTTTGGATACCGAGTCTGAACGGATTGTTCAAGATGCACTAGTAAGAGTTATGCAAAATCGAACAACTGTAGTTGTTGCTCATCGTCTGAGAACAATTAGGAATGCCGACATTATAGCTGTGTTGCATCAAGGAAAACTTGTGGAGCAAG gAACTCATGATGAGTTGGTCAAAGATCCAGAAGGAGCTTACTCCCAACTAGTTAGCCTACAAGAAGGAGCATATGAGACCGAAGACATTCAAGCCTCCATCGTCCACGAGAGAAATACAAGTTTTGATATGGAAAATAACACCATGGTAAGGTCAGGAAACCAGAGATTATCATTAAGGAGTTCTATAAGCACAGGTTCAATTG GAGATGAAGAAAGTATCATAAGAAGCAAATTTGATCctcaaaagaaaagaagcatTCCAATCAAACGGTTAGCATACCTAAACAAGCCTGAGGCTCCAGCCTTGCTGGTTGGAACAATTGCTGCAGGCATACAAGGTGTAATGCCCGCTGTATTTGGCCTTCTACTTGCAAATTCCTTTGAAATGTTTTTCAAACCCCCACATCAGCTAAGAAAAGATTCCAAATTTTGGTCacttatgtttttggttttgggaTGCATTGCACTTGTGCTAGCTCCCATCAAGAATTTCTTCTTTGGAGTTGCGGGTGCAAGATTGATACAACGAATTTGTTTGTTGACTTTCAAGAAGGTTGTTCACCAAGAAATCTGTTGGTTTGATGATCCTACGAATTCCAG TGGTGCAATTGGTGCAAGGTTATCTTTGGATGCTTCGACAATGAAGATTCTCGTTGGCGATGCCTTGTCCCTACTGGTCCAGAGTACAGCAACTGTCATGGCAGCATTAACCATAGCATTCACAGCTAACTGGATATTAGCATTCATAGTTCTGCTTGTATCACCCATCTTACTTATTCAGGGATACATTCAAAAGAGAATCCTAAGAGGGCTTGGTGCTGATGCCAAG GCTATGTATGAAGAAGCAAGTCAAGTGGCAAATGATGCAGTTGGCAGCATTAGAACTGTTGCATCATTTTGTTCTGAAAGCAGAGTGATGGAAATTTACCAGAAGAAATGTGAAGCCACCATGAAACAAGAAGTAAAGTCGGGATTAGTAGGTGGTGTTGGTTATGGTGTGTCTTCCTTTTCACTCTACTGTATGCAAGGATTGATTTTCTACGTTGGAGCTGTCCTTGAGAAACATGGAAAAGCCACATTTGGAGAAGTTCTCAAG gTTTTCTATGCTTTGGCAATTTCAGCAATCGTGGCATCCCAAAATAGTGGCATGGCTAATAACATCAATAAAGCCAAGGATTCAGCCGTTTCAATCTTTGGAATTCTAGATCAAAAGCCTAAAATTGATTCAAGTAGCAATCAAGGCACAACACTACCATCTATTGTCGGAAATATTGAGTTTGAACATGTGAGCTTTAAATATCCAACACGCCCCGATATTCAAATATTCAAAGATTTATGTTTGAATATCCCCTCTggtaag ACTGTTGCTTTGGTTGGAGAGAGTGGAAGTGGGAAATCAACAACAATAAGTCTAATACAAAGATTTTATGATCCTGATTCAGGTCGAGTAAAACTTGATGGAATTGATATCCGAAAGTTCAGATTAAACTGGTTGAGACACCAAATGGGATTGGTAAGTCAAGAACCAATTCTCTTCAACGAAACAATCCGCGCGAACATAGCTTATGGAAAACAAGGAGATATTGTTACAGAGGAAGAGATCATTGCAGCTGCAAAATCAGCAAATGCACACAATTTCATATCTTGCTTACCTCATAGCTATGAAACTTCTGTAGGGGAAAGAGGAGTACAATTATCAGGAGGACAAAAGCAAAGAATAGCCATTGCAAGGGCTATAGTGAAGAACCCCAAAATATTCTTGCTTGATGAAGCTACAAGTGCACTTGATGCAGAGTCAGAGAGAGTAGTACAAGATGCATTAGATAGTGTTATGGTGAGCAGAACAACTGTTGTTGTTGCTCATAGACTTACCACAATCAAAGAGGCTGATATAATTGCAGTTTTCAAAGATGGTGTGGTTGTTGAGAAAGGAACACATGAAAATCTTATGAAGATCAATGATGGTGCCTATCGATCATTAGTGGCACTTCATATGAATTCAACATAA